The genomic DNA GCGCGGTGTGTTCACGGCGGCCAAGGTTGCGCCCAAGCGCAAGCTCGCCGAGTTCCGCGTGGACCCCGAGAACCTGATCGAAGTGGGCGAGGAAATCACCGCCGACCACTACTTTGAAGGTCAGTTCGTGGACGTCTCCGGCACCTCGATCGGTAAAGGCTTTGCCGGTGCGATGAAGCGGCACAACTTCGGGGGCCTGCGCGCCACCCACGGTGTGTCGATCTCTCACCGTTCGCACGGCTCCACCGGCCAGTGTCAGGATCCGGGCCGCGTGTTCAAAGGCAAGAAGATGGCCGGTCACATGGGTGCCGCCCGCGTGACCACGCAGAACCTGCAGGTTGTCCGCACCGACAGCGACCGTGGCCTTATCATGGTCAAAGGCGCGGTGCCGGGCTCCAAGGGTGGCTGGGTGACGATCAAGGATGCGGTGAAGAAGCCGTTCCCCGAGAACGCC from Oceanicola sp. D3 includes the following:
- the rplC gene encoding 50S ribosomal protein L3 gives rise to the protein MLRSGVIAKKVGMTRLFMEDGKQIPVTVLQLDALQVVAKRTAETDGYSAVQLGAGSAKAKRTSAPMRGVFTAAKVAPKRKLAEFRVDPENLIEVGEEITADHYFEGQFVDVSGTSIGKGFAGAMKRHNFGGLRATHGVSISHRSHGSTGQCQDPGRVFKGKKMAGHMGAARVTTQNLQVVRTDSDRGLIMVKGAVPGSKGGWVTIKDAVKKPFPENAILPAALKSAAEEAAKAAEEAAAAAAAEAEAEEKRLAEEAAAAEAAALQEAEASIDADKAEEGDAPAAEEKKDGDE